In a single window of the Cucumis melo cultivar AY chromosome 11, USDA_Cmelo_AY_1.0, whole genome shotgun sequence genome:
- the LOC103490538 gene encoding meiosis-specific protein ASY3 isoform X2 gives MTETKDQLSDCRSFGSNFHPSSQSRKISIGVMVESPANGRSRGKKEQKSMVPNAEVVFSCLEKSMQGSCKEKDTRTLGTDVKSKSSEAPQKLSSPWVSTQSLRRNAPHMETPSGAKQVFHSPMTCGRQNKGHGLKEPPATYSVISVANQSSMFMSGNSKEKNFGEANCQMEGVRDTTNEKLHEFAFATTMADVRSDKMVIEDQPNKSENRTETLKMKLWEILGTVSVPNQQRSECENHEQNVDQLITKEIVVQKQDRVVGVKHNSDTIETDSENSGQTLKRPIVRSIARKRSHIFVQSRKSKTPLGKKGKHQEGNVFVFEGVSEGIHVATNRASSKCPRKKSGEKSSKLQPRKIFFPRKEEKIGIFPKPIGIEELMPQEKLSSFREIQGFHSSPVNHVIVELDKRKGFNQLPQMDKTVSLQNIHSPPGHGQQGGIDNALLNKGVDLQSHTESPTFRMKTPVCSSPSSTPKADKVVCESSSPGSAEGILSTRNISSFRKLRASEDDCDRSDKDDKEIGQSPLKKASVDLTEGVADYGLSDSSSEDASCESSAEDADSSQRDTPFPEIGDIKKFKSMFHPTKRARNVENHEFDFRGPGESSWPDEIVVPNEEDGLARVAKLFLSELEKLKSKILSISIEKSSKVLLSVAESIHLQLQNVQSQVQMDMVKLLSFGKSRRKDLEKKFEEQQQQLKRINKKFKEEVNQHLQDCRNALQELEAQQIEFKGIMEKKKASHRNNLMQVEEEVDLQLKDAQKRVEAIQKSGRGKILQLKQVIEMCLK, from the exons ATGACGGAAACGAAG GATCAACTAAGCGATTGTCGGAGTTTTGGTAGCAATTTTCATCCTTCAAGCCAATCAAGGAAGATCTCAATTGGTGTTATGGTAGAGTCACCAGCCAATGGGAGATCAAGaggcaaaaaagaacaaaaatccATGGTGCCAAATGCAGAAGTTGTTTTTTCCTGTTTAGAAAAATCCATGCAGGGGAGCTGCAAGGAGAAAGACACAAGAACCTTGGGTACTGATGTTAAATCAAAATCATCAGAAGCTCCTCAAAAATTGAGTTCACCATGGGTTTCTACTCAATCCCTTAGACGAAATGCACCCCACATGGAGACTCCAAGTGGAGCAAAACAAGTGTTCCATTCTCCGATGACTTGTGGGAGGCAGAACAAGGGTCATGGACTAAAGGAGCCTCCAGCTACATATTCTGTTATTTCGGTTGCAAACCAAAGCTCAATGTTCATGTCTGGAAATAGCAAGGAGAAGAACTTTGGTGAGGCCAACTGTCAAATGGAAGGAGTGAGGGATACAACCAATGAGAAGTTGCATGAGTTTGCATTTGCAACAACCATGGCAGACGTTCGGTCAGATAAAATGGTGATTGAGGATCAACCAAATAAATCAGAAAATAGAACTGAAACTTTGAAAATGAAGCTATGGGAGATACTTGGAACTGTTTCTGTACCTAATCAACAACGCTCTGAATGTGAAAACCATGAGCAAAATGTCGATCAATTAATAACCAAAGAAATCGTTGTGCAGAAGCAGGATAGAGTTGTCGGAGTCAAACATAATTCAGATACAATTGAAACTGATTCTGAAAATTCGGGCCAGACTTTGAAGAGGCCAATAGTTCGTTCTATAGCACGGAAAAGATCTCACATTTTTGTGCAGTCCCGAAAATCTAAGACCCCTTTGGGCAAGAAAGGGAAACATCAAGAAGGAAATGTTTTTGTCTTTGAAGGAGTGTCTGAAGGAATTCATGTTGCTACCAACAGAGCTTCATCAAAGTGTCCTAGAAAGAAGAGTGGTGAAAAGAGTTCCAAACTTCAGCCACGAAAAATTTTCTTTCCACGGAAGGAAGAGAAGATAGGAATTTTTCCTAAACCGATTGGGATTGAAGAATTGATGCCTCAAGAAAAGCTCTCTTCTTTTAGAGAAATTCAGGGTTTTCATAGCTCCCCGGTTAACCATGTAATCGTTGAATTAGACAAACGGAAGGGATTCAATCAATTGCCACAGATGGACAAAACGGTGTCACTACAGAATATTCATAGCCCACCAGGTCATGGTCAACAAGGAGGCATTGACAATGCACTGCTGAATAAGGGTGTAGACCTGCAGAGTCATACAGAAAGTCCAACATTTAGAATGAAAACGCCTGTCTGCAGTTCACCTAGTTCAACTCCAAAAGCAGATAAAGTAGTTTGTGAATCTTCAAGTCCTGGGTCAGCAGAGGGAATACTTTCTACAAGAAATATTTCTAGCTTCAGGAAGCTGCGGGCTTCAGAAGATGATTGTGACAGATCAGAT AAAGATGATAAAGAGATTGGCCAATCTCCACTCAAGAAAGCATCAGTTGATTTAACCGAAGGAGTAGCAGATTATGGGTTGTCTGATTCATCATCTGAGGATGCCAGCTGTGAAAGCTCTGCAGAAG ATGCTGATTCAAGTCAAAGAGATACACCATTTCCAGAAATCGGTGACATAAAGAAATTCAAGTCTATGTTTCATCCAACAAAGAGGGCTCGTAATGTAGAAAACCATGAATTTGATTTCAGGG GGCCTGGAGAAAGTAGTTGGCCTGATGAAATTGTAGTCCCAAATGAAGAGGATGGGCTTGCAAG GGTGGCAAAACTGTTTCTCTCAGAGCTTGAGAAGCTGAAAAGTAAAATATTGTCAATATCAATTGAAAAGTCTTCGAAGGTGCTACTGTCAGTTGCCGAGAGTATTCATTTGCAGTTGCAGAATGTACAGTCTCAAGTTCAAATGGACAT GGTAAAGCTGTTGAGCTTTGGTAAATCAAGACGAAAAGATctagaaaaaaaatttgaag aacaacaacaacaattgaagcgtattaataaaaaattcaagGAAGAGGTGAATCAGCATCTCCAGGATTGTAGGAACGCACTACAAGAATTGGAAGCACAACAGATAGAGTTCAAGGGAATTATGGAAAAGAAAA AAGCATCACATCGTAATAATCTCATGCAAGTGGAAGAAGAAGTTGACTTGCAACTCAAGGATGCACAAAAGAGAGTTGAAGCTATCCAGAAG TCGGGAAGAGGAAAGATACTGCAGCTGAAACAAGTAATAGAAATGTGCTTGAAATAG
- the LOC103490538 gene encoding meiosis-specific protein ASY3 isoform X1, with protein sequence MTETKVGRQPNLRDDQLSDCRSFGSNFHPSSQSRKISIGVMVESPANGRSRGKKEQKSMVPNAEVVFSCLEKSMQGSCKEKDTRTLGTDVKSKSSEAPQKLSSPWVSTQSLRRNAPHMETPSGAKQVFHSPMTCGRQNKGHGLKEPPATYSVISVANQSSMFMSGNSKEKNFGEANCQMEGVRDTTNEKLHEFAFATTMADVRSDKMVIEDQPNKSENRTETLKMKLWEILGTVSVPNQQRSECENHEQNVDQLITKEIVVQKQDRVVGVKHNSDTIETDSENSGQTLKRPIVRSIARKRSHIFVQSRKSKTPLGKKGKHQEGNVFVFEGVSEGIHVATNRASSKCPRKKSGEKSSKLQPRKIFFPRKEEKIGIFPKPIGIEELMPQEKLSSFREIQGFHSSPVNHVIVELDKRKGFNQLPQMDKTVSLQNIHSPPGHGQQGGIDNALLNKGVDLQSHTESPTFRMKTPVCSSPSSTPKADKVVCESSSPGSAEGILSTRNISSFRKLRASEDDCDRSDKDDKEIGQSPLKKASVDLTEGVADYGLSDSSSEDASCESSAEDADSSQRDTPFPEIGDIKKFKSMFHPTKRARNVENHEFDFRGPGESSWPDEIVVPNEEDGLARVAKLFLSELEKLKSKILSISIEKSSKVLLSVAESIHLQLQNVQSQVQMDMVKLLSFGKSRRKDLEKKFEEQQQQLKRINKKFKEEVNQHLQDCRNALQELEAQQIEFKGIMEKKKASHRNNLMQVEEEVDLQLKDAQKRVEAIQKSGRGKILQLKQVIEMCLK encoded by the exons ATGACGGAAACGAAGGTTGGTAGGCAGCCGAATTTACGAGAT GATCAACTAAGCGATTGTCGGAGTTTTGGTAGCAATTTTCATCCTTCAAGCCAATCAAGGAAGATCTCAATTGGTGTTATGGTAGAGTCACCAGCCAATGGGAGATCAAGaggcaaaaaagaacaaaaatccATGGTGCCAAATGCAGAAGTTGTTTTTTCCTGTTTAGAAAAATCCATGCAGGGGAGCTGCAAGGAGAAAGACACAAGAACCTTGGGTACTGATGTTAAATCAAAATCATCAGAAGCTCCTCAAAAATTGAGTTCACCATGGGTTTCTACTCAATCCCTTAGACGAAATGCACCCCACATGGAGACTCCAAGTGGAGCAAAACAAGTGTTCCATTCTCCGATGACTTGTGGGAGGCAGAACAAGGGTCATGGACTAAAGGAGCCTCCAGCTACATATTCTGTTATTTCGGTTGCAAACCAAAGCTCAATGTTCATGTCTGGAAATAGCAAGGAGAAGAACTTTGGTGAGGCCAACTGTCAAATGGAAGGAGTGAGGGATACAACCAATGAGAAGTTGCATGAGTTTGCATTTGCAACAACCATGGCAGACGTTCGGTCAGATAAAATGGTGATTGAGGATCAACCAAATAAATCAGAAAATAGAACTGAAACTTTGAAAATGAAGCTATGGGAGATACTTGGAACTGTTTCTGTACCTAATCAACAACGCTCTGAATGTGAAAACCATGAGCAAAATGTCGATCAATTAATAACCAAAGAAATCGTTGTGCAGAAGCAGGATAGAGTTGTCGGAGTCAAACATAATTCAGATACAATTGAAACTGATTCTGAAAATTCGGGCCAGACTTTGAAGAGGCCAATAGTTCGTTCTATAGCACGGAAAAGATCTCACATTTTTGTGCAGTCCCGAAAATCTAAGACCCCTTTGGGCAAGAAAGGGAAACATCAAGAAGGAAATGTTTTTGTCTTTGAAGGAGTGTCTGAAGGAATTCATGTTGCTACCAACAGAGCTTCATCAAAGTGTCCTAGAAAGAAGAGTGGTGAAAAGAGTTCCAAACTTCAGCCACGAAAAATTTTCTTTCCACGGAAGGAAGAGAAGATAGGAATTTTTCCTAAACCGATTGGGATTGAAGAATTGATGCCTCAAGAAAAGCTCTCTTCTTTTAGAGAAATTCAGGGTTTTCATAGCTCCCCGGTTAACCATGTAATCGTTGAATTAGACAAACGGAAGGGATTCAATCAATTGCCACAGATGGACAAAACGGTGTCACTACAGAATATTCATAGCCCACCAGGTCATGGTCAACAAGGAGGCATTGACAATGCACTGCTGAATAAGGGTGTAGACCTGCAGAGTCATACAGAAAGTCCAACATTTAGAATGAAAACGCCTGTCTGCAGTTCACCTAGTTCAACTCCAAAAGCAGATAAAGTAGTTTGTGAATCTTCAAGTCCTGGGTCAGCAGAGGGAATACTTTCTACAAGAAATATTTCTAGCTTCAGGAAGCTGCGGGCTTCAGAAGATGATTGTGACAGATCAGAT AAAGATGATAAAGAGATTGGCCAATCTCCACTCAAGAAAGCATCAGTTGATTTAACCGAAGGAGTAGCAGATTATGGGTTGTCTGATTCATCATCTGAGGATGCCAGCTGTGAAAGCTCTGCAGAAG ATGCTGATTCAAGTCAAAGAGATACACCATTTCCAGAAATCGGTGACATAAAGAAATTCAAGTCTATGTTTCATCCAACAAAGAGGGCTCGTAATGTAGAAAACCATGAATTTGATTTCAGGG GGCCTGGAGAAAGTAGTTGGCCTGATGAAATTGTAGTCCCAAATGAAGAGGATGGGCTTGCAAG GGTGGCAAAACTGTTTCTCTCAGAGCTTGAGAAGCTGAAAAGTAAAATATTGTCAATATCAATTGAAAAGTCTTCGAAGGTGCTACTGTCAGTTGCCGAGAGTATTCATTTGCAGTTGCAGAATGTACAGTCTCAAGTTCAAATGGACAT GGTAAAGCTGTTGAGCTTTGGTAAATCAAGACGAAAAGATctagaaaaaaaatttgaag aacaacaacaacaattgaagcgtattaataaaaaattcaagGAAGAGGTGAATCAGCATCTCCAGGATTGTAGGAACGCACTACAAGAATTGGAAGCACAACAGATAGAGTTCAAGGGAATTATGGAAAAGAAAA AAGCATCACATCGTAATAATCTCATGCAAGTGGAAGAAGAAGTTGACTTGCAACTCAAGGATGCACAAAAGAGAGTTGAAGCTATCCAGAAG TCGGGAAGAGGAAAGATACTGCAGCTGAAACAAGTAATAGAAATGTGCTTGAAATAG
- the LOC103490538 gene encoding meiosis-specific protein ASY3 isoform X3, which produces MTETKVGRQPNLRDDQLSDCRSFGSNFHPSSQSRKISIGVMVESPANGRSRGKKEQKSMVPNAEVVFSCLEKSMQGSCKEKDTRTLGTDVKSKSSEAPQKLSSPWVSTQSLRRNAPHMETPSGAKQVFHSPMTCGRQNKGHGLKEPPATYSVISVANQSSMFMSGNSKEKNFGEANCQMEGVRDTTNEKLHEFAFATTMADVRSDKMVIEDQPNKSENRTETLKMKLWEILGTVSVPNQQRSECENHEQNVDQLITKEIVVQKQDRVVGVKHNSDTIETDSENSGQTLKRPIVRSIARKRSHIFVQSRKSKTPLGKKGKHQEGNVFVFEGVSEGIHVATNRASSKCPRKKSGEKSSKLQPRKIFFPRKEEKIGIFPKPIGIEELMPQEKLSSFREIQGFHSSPVNHVIVELDKRKGFNQLPQMDKTVSLQNIHSPPGHGQQGGIDNALLNKGVDLQSHTESPTFRMKTPVCSSPSSTPKADKVVCESSSPGSAEGILSTRNISSFRKLRASEDDCDRSDKDDKEIGQSPLKKASVDLTEGVADYGLSDSSSEDASCESSAEGPGESSWPDEIVVPNEEDGLARVAKLFLSELEKLKSKILSISIEKSSKVLLSVAESIHLQLQNVQSQVQMDMVKLLSFGKSRRKDLEKKFEEQQQQLKRINKKFKEEVNQHLQDCRNALQELEAQQIEFKGIMEKKKASHRNNLMQVEEEVDLQLKDAQKRVEAIQKSGRGKILQLKQVIEMCLK; this is translated from the exons ATGACGGAAACGAAGGTTGGTAGGCAGCCGAATTTACGAGAT GATCAACTAAGCGATTGTCGGAGTTTTGGTAGCAATTTTCATCCTTCAAGCCAATCAAGGAAGATCTCAATTGGTGTTATGGTAGAGTCACCAGCCAATGGGAGATCAAGaggcaaaaaagaacaaaaatccATGGTGCCAAATGCAGAAGTTGTTTTTTCCTGTTTAGAAAAATCCATGCAGGGGAGCTGCAAGGAGAAAGACACAAGAACCTTGGGTACTGATGTTAAATCAAAATCATCAGAAGCTCCTCAAAAATTGAGTTCACCATGGGTTTCTACTCAATCCCTTAGACGAAATGCACCCCACATGGAGACTCCAAGTGGAGCAAAACAAGTGTTCCATTCTCCGATGACTTGTGGGAGGCAGAACAAGGGTCATGGACTAAAGGAGCCTCCAGCTACATATTCTGTTATTTCGGTTGCAAACCAAAGCTCAATGTTCATGTCTGGAAATAGCAAGGAGAAGAACTTTGGTGAGGCCAACTGTCAAATGGAAGGAGTGAGGGATACAACCAATGAGAAGTTGCATGAGTTTGCATTTGCAACAACCATGGCAGACGTTCGGTCAGATAAAATGGTGATTGAGGATCAACCAAATAAATCAGAAAATAGAACTGAAACTTTGAAAATGAAGCTATGGGAGATACTTGGAACTGTTTCTGTACCTAATCAACAACGCTCTGAATGTGAAAACCATGAGCAAAATGTCGATCAATTAATAACCAAAGAAATCGTTGTGCAGAAGCAGGATAGAGTTGTCGGAGTCAAACATAATTCAGATACAATTGAAACTGATTCTGAAAATTCGGGCCAGACTTTGAAGAGGCCAATAGTTCGTTCTATAGCACGGAAAAGATCTCACATTTTTGTGCAGTCCCGAAAATCTAAGACCCCTTTGGGCAAGAAAGGGAAACATCAAGAAGGAAATGTTTTTGTCTTTGAAGGAGTGTCTGAAGGAATTCATGTTGCTACCAACAGAGCTTCATCAAAGTGTCCTAGAAAGAAGAGTGGTGAAAAGAGTTCCAAACTTCAGCCACGAAAAATTTTCTTTCCACGGAAGGAAGAGAAGATAGGAATTTTTCCTAAACCGATTGGGATTGAAGAATTGATGCCTCAAGAAAAGCTCTCTTCTTTTAGAGAAATTCAGGGTTTTCATAGCTCCCCGGTTAACCATGTAATCGTTGAATTAGACAAACGGAAGGGATTCAATCAATTGCCACAGATGGACAAAACGGTGTCACTACAGAATATTCATAGCCCACCAGGTCATGGTCAACAAGGAGGCATTGACAATGCACTGCTGAATAAGGGTGTAGACCTGCAGAGTCATACAGAAAGTCCAACATTTAGAATGAAAACGCCTGTCTGCAGTTCACCTAGTTCAACTCCAAAAGCAGATAAAGTAGTTTGTGAATCTTCAAGTCCTGGGTCAGCAGAGGGAATACTTTCTACAAGAAATATTTCTAGCTTCAGGAAGCTGCGGGCTTCAGAAGATGATTGTGACAGATCAGAT AAAGATGATAAAGAGATTGGCCAATCTCCACTCAAGAAAGCATCAGTTGATTTAACCGAAGGAGTAGCAGATTATGGGTTGTCTGATTCATCATCTGAGGATGCCAGCTGTGAAAGCTCTGCAGAAG GGCCTGGAGAAAGTAGTTGGCCTGATGAAATTGTAGTCCCAAATGAAGAGGATGGGCTTGCAAG GGTGGCAAAACTGTTTCTCTCAGAGCTTGAGAAGCTGAAAAGTAAAATATTGTCAATATCAATTGAAAAGTCTTCGAAGGTGCTACTGTCAGTTGCCGAGAGTATTCATTTGCAGTTGCAGAATGTACAGTCTCAAGTTCAAATGGACAT GGTAAAGCTGTTGAGCTTTGGTAAATCAAGACGAAAAGATctagaaaaaaaatttgaag aacaacaacaacaattgaagcgtattaataaaaaattcaagGAAGAGGTGAATCAGCATCTCCAGGATTGTAGGAACGCACTACAAGAATTGGAAGCACAACAGATAGAGTTCAAGGGAATTATGGAAAAGAAAA AAGCATCACATCGTAATAATCTCATGCAAGTGGAAGAAGAAGTTGACTTGCAACTCAAGGATGCACAAAAGAGAGTTGAAGCTATCCAGAAG TCGGGAAGAGGAAAGATACTGCAGCTGAAACAAGTAATAGAAATGTGCTTGAAATAG